The proteins below come from a single Crossiella sp. CA-258035 genomic window:
- a CDS encoding tannase/feruloyl esterase family alpha/beta hydrolase produces MSASPVHPRLRRALAPLVAAALLLPLFPALATAAPSSPAAECAPPAAPVVPGARVLSVTAEAKPPGVVEEPWFPPLAYPAACEIKVTLTHPGVNDKVLVQAWLPKAGWNGRFQGVGGGGYAMGNFTFGLASALAQGYAAATTDGGVGEDGLNPSSWALGPDGRVNKELLTNFSSRSLHDLAVAGKAVTAAHFGRPADFSYWNGCSTGGRQGLMNAQRYPADYDGILAAAPAISMPRFLVADLWGQVVMNQEKTRPSLCEFEAFQRAAVAACDTKDGVADGVLEQPLRCGFDPAKLIGTKIQCDGKEITISRAAAEVVRKIWAGHPAWFGLPKGAPFSVVGDAEPNPIADNWVRYFVEQDPKFDLKSVDYREFNRIAAKSPALMDRFIATDDPDLSGFRRAGGKMITWHGWSDAIIFAQGTTDYRDRVERRMGGAARVDEFYRVFMAPGVDHCGGGTGPAPVDPLGALVSWVEQGKAPDTLPAAIEDTTRNLCRYPLVSQYDGKGDPKQASSYRCARG; encoded by the coding sequence ATGTCTGCCAGCCCGGTCCACCCTCGACTCCGGCGCGCGCTCGCGCCGCTTGTTGCCGCAGCCCTGCTGCTCCCCCTCTTCCCGGCGCTCGCCACCGCCGCCCCCTCTTCCCCCGCGGCCGAGTGCGCGCCGCCCGCCGCTCCTGTTGTGCCCGGCGCCCGCGTGCTGTCGGTGACCGCCGAGGCCAAGCCCCCCGGGGTGGTCGAGGAACCCTGGTTCCCGCCGCTGGCCTACCCGGCGGCCTGCGAGATCAAGGTGACGCTCACCCACCCCGGGGTCAACGACAAGGTCCTGGTGCAGGCCTGGCTGCCGAAGGCGGGCTGGAACGGCCGCTTCCAGGGCGTCGGCGGTGGCGGCTACGCCATGGGCAACTTCACCTTCGGCCTGGCCTCCGCGCTGGCCCAGGGCTATGCCGCGGCCACCACCGACGGCGGGGTCGGCGAGGACGGCCTCAACCCCTCCTCCTGGGCGCTGGGCCCGGACGGCCGGGTGAACAAGGAGTTGCTGACCAACTTCTCCTCCCGCTCGCTGCACGACCTGGCGGTGGCGGGCAAGGCGGTCACCGCCGCGCACTTCGGCCGCCCAGCGGACTTCAGCTACTGGAACGGCTGCTCCACCGGCGGCCGCCAGGGCCTGATGAACGCCCAGCGCTACCCGGCCGACTACGACGGCATCCTGGCCGCCGCCCCGGCGATCAGCATGCCGCGGTTCCTGGTCGCCGACCTGTGGGGCCAGGTGGTGATGAACCAGGAGAAGACCCGGCCCAGCCTCTGCGAGTTCGAGGCGTTCCAGCGGGCCGCGGTGGCAGCCTGCGACACCAAGGACGGTGTGGCCGACGGAGTCCTGGAACAGCCGCTGCGGTGTGGTTTCGACCCGGCGAAGCTGATCGGGACGAAGATCCAGTGTGACGGCAAGGAGATCACCATCAGCCGGGCTGCCGCCGAGGTGGTGCGCAAGATCTGGGCCGGGCACCCCGCCTGGTTCGGGCTGCCCAAGGGCGCGCCGTTCTCCGTGGTCGGTGACGCCGAGCCGAACCCGATCGCGGACAACTGGGTGCGCTACTTCGTCGAGCAGGACCCGAAGTTCGACCTGAAGTCGGTGGACTACCGCGAGTTCAACCGGATCGCGGCCAAGTCCCCGGCGCTGATGGACCGGTTCATCGCCACCGACGACCCCGACCTGTCCGGCTTCCGCCGCGCGGGCGGCAAGATGATCACCTGGCACGGCTGGTCGGACGCGATCATCTTCGCCCAGGGCACCACCGACTACCGCGACCGGGTGGAGCGCCGGATGGGCGGCGCGGCTCGGGTGGACGAGTTCTACCGCGTGTTCATGGCTCCCGGAGTGGACCACTGCGGCGGCGGCACCGGCCCGGCCCCGGTGGATCCGCTGGGCGCGCTGGTGAGCTGGGTGGAACAGGGCAAGGCCCCGGACACCCTGCCCGCCGCGATCGAGGACACCACCCGGAACCTGTGCCGGTATCCGCTGGTGTCGCAGTACGACGGGAAGGGTGACCCGAAGCAGGCCAGCAGTTACCGCTGCGCCCGCGGCTGA
- a CDS encoding sigma-70 family RNA polymerase sigma factor produces MTGLLPTPSEPIGRNMSHTLHAESGSLVNRCQNREEDAWTELVHRYGRLVRAIAASLGLRRADVEDVAQQTWIRVYEGIRSVREPERVRAWIVTVARREALRHLNRRTTGELPIGDQDYFDMPDEQACPAEHVVLEAELDAALAVVARLPEAQRRLLVLLFGAQSVSYDEISARLGIPRGSIGPTRARLLRQLQFALDGWRS; encoded by the coding sequence ATGACCGGGTTGCTCCCCACGCCGAGCGAACCGATCGGGCGGAACATGTCGCACACCCTGCACGCCGAGTCCGGCTCACTGGTCAACCGCTGTCAGAACCGGGAGGAGGACGCCTGGACCGAGCTGGTGCACCGCTACGGCCGGCTGGTCCGGGCGATCGCCGCCTCGCTCGGCCTGCGCCGGGCCGATGTGGAGGACGTCGCCCAGCAGACCTGGATCCGGGTCTACGAGGGCATCCGCTCGGTCCGCGAACCGGAGCGGGTGCGGGCCTGGATCGTCACCGTGGCCAGGCGGGAAGCGTTGCGGCACTTGAACCGGCGGACCACCGGCGAGCTGCCCATCGGCGACCAGGACTACTTCGACATGCCCGACGAGCAGGCCTGTCCGGCCGAGCACGTGGTGCTGGAGGCGGAGCTGGACGCGGCGCTGGCGGTGGTGGCCAGGCTGCCGGAGGCGCAGCGGCGGCTGCTGGTGCTGCTCTTCGGCGCGCAGTCGGTCAGCTACGACGAGATCAGCGCGCGGCTGGGCATCCCGCGCGGCTCGATCGGCCCGACCAGGGCCCGGCTGCTCAGGCAGCTCCAGTTCGCCCTCGACGGCTGGCGGTCATGA
- a CDS encoding tetratricopeptide repeat protein: protein MEFRVLGPLEAVLDGRSLPLGTPRARTVLGILLANAGAIVSIDRIAEELWPHGTAVDTKAEIYAYVSRLRCALGQRKGGPAWLLRRSPGYLLSLRPGELDLHRFEALVEQARVARGAGKLEACLARYREALGLWRGEPFAGVSATPVLAAESARLAEYRLLTQEELADCVLEHGGGRGDLVAELSALAAANPLRERLHALLMRALCRAGRPAEALRVHQELRTALAEELGADPGPEIGELHERILHGECEPPPQRPAVRVSARRNDLQADIVDFTGRQEEMRRLVATLPETDRPGGTALVITAIDGMAGVGKTTLAVHAAHQLAAHFPDGSLFIDLHAHTAGHEPTDPAAALDTLLRAIGVAGEKIPERLDARAALWRAELADKRLLLVLDNAASAAQVRPLLPGTAGCLTLVTSRRRLTDLDTAQTLSLDVLPREAAADLFTRTVDHPPATAEAAAVAEVVELCGRQPLALRIAAARLRARPAWTAAHLATRLRDERRRLTELAAGDRCVGTAFSLSYRQLAHTKARLFRFLGLVPGPDFDVRVAAALADLPVAETEDLLEELVDVHLVQQPTPGRYQFHDLLRHYARRAAQEEESETARAAALERMYEHYVRTSGAAAIMLDPNLVWLPSAPQPHPWLRTPEQALNWQDAEYPNLAAAITQAQEEGRHQVGWQLPHTLETYFDTRGRAPLRALHGAVEASRELGDRHAQACSRLGLASACARLGRYREAVDNLKQALELFRAAGFRRGEATALRRFGGIYEPTGRYPEAVASLTQALDIYREIGDLIGQGEAENDLANVFLHTSRYADAQRRLESALRLYRRGGFRAGEGISLINLGYLYLRTSRYPEAIEHFRSALEVNRATGSRLGIGGALNNLGHTYLRVGRYAEALDHLRGALAVHRESGYRRHQANALSNLGQALLRVGRPGEATELLEQALSVYREIGCPSGEGAALGYLGEVLMWKGQLPEAAQNLLQGLELQRETGNLFSECMTLNHLGDLHRLLEDAPNARIWFEQALHRSDLAHNRHEQANAHHGLGAVHEEPDTAAEHRRRAEQTYRELGLPEPELMTASRRGRTGAA from the coding sequence GTGGAGTTTCGGGTACTGGGACCGCTGGAAGCCGTGCTCGACGGGCGGTCGCTGCCGCTGGGCACACCGAGGGCGCGCACCGTGCTCGGCATCCTGCTCGCCAACGCGGGTGCCATCGTCAGCATCGACCGGATCGCCGAGGAGCTGTGGCCGCACGGCACCGCGGTGGACACCAAGGCCGAGATCTACGCCTACGTCTCCCGGCTGCGCTGCGCGCTGGGCCAGCGCAAAGGCGGACCGGCCTGGCTACTACGCCGCTCACCGGGCTACCTGCTCAGCCTGCGGCCCGGTGAGCTGGACCTGCACCGCTTCGAGGCGCTGGTCGAGCAGGCGAGGGTGGCCAGGGGCGCGGGCAAGCTCGAAGCCTGCCTGGCCCGGTACCGGGAGGCCCTCGGCCTGTGGCGGGGCGAGCCCTTCGCCGGGGTGAGCGCCACTCCGGTGCTGGCCGCGGAGAGCGCCCGGCTGGCCGAGTACCGGCTGCTCACCCAGGAGGAGCTGGCCGACTGCGTGCTCGAGCACGGCGGCGGGCGCGGCGACCTGGTCGCCGAGCTGAGCGCGCTGGCCGCGGCCAACCCGCTGCGCGAACGCCTGCACGCCCTGCTCATGCGCGCGCTCTGCCGGGCGGGCCGGCCGGCCGAGGCGCTGCGGGTGCACCAGGAGCTGCGCACCGCGCTGGCCGAGGAGCTCGGCGCGGACCCCGGGCCGGAGATCGGCGAGCTGCACGAGCGGATCCTGCACGGGGAGTGCGAACCCCCGCCCCAGCGCCCGGCCGTGCGGGTCAGCGCCCGGCGCAACGACCTGCAGGCCGACATCGTCGACTTCACCGGCCGCCAGGAGGAGATGCGCCGCCTGGTGGCCACCCTGCCCGAGACCGACCGGCCCGGCGGCACCGCGCTGGTGATCACCGCCATCGACGGCATGGCCGGGGTCGGCAAGACCACCCTGGCCGTGCACGCCGCGCACCAGCTGGCCGCGCACTTCCCGGACGGCTCGCTGTTCATCGACCTGCACGCGCACACCGCCGGGCACGAGCCCACCGACCCGGCCGCCGCGCTGGACACCCTGCTGCGCGCGATCGGCGTGGCGGGGGAGAAGATCCCGGAACGCCTGGACGCCCGCGCCGCGCTGTGGCGGGCCGAGCTGGCCGACAAACGGCTGCTGCTGGTGCTGGACAACGCGGCCAGCGCGGCCCAGGTCCGGCCGCTGCTGCCCGGCACCGCCGGCTGCCTGACCCTGGTCACCAGCAGGCGCAGGCTCACCGACCTGGACACCGCGCAGACCCTGTCCCTGGACGTGCTGCCGCGCGAGGCCGCCGCCGACCTGTTCACCCGCACCGTGGACCACCCGCCGGCCACCGCCGAAGCCGCCGCGGTGGCCGAGGTGGTCGAGCTCTGCGGCCGCCAGCCCCTCGCCCTGCGCATCGCCGCCGCCCGGCTGCGCGCCCGGCCCGCCTGGACCGCCGCGCACCTGGCCACCCGGCTGCGCGACGAACGCCGACGCCTCACCGAGCTGGCCGCCGGGGACCGCTGTGTGGGCACCGCGTTCAGCCTGTCCTACCGGCAGCTCGCGCACACCAAGGCCCGGCTGTTCCGCTTCCTCGGCCTGGTGCCCGGCCCCGACTTCGACGTGCGGGTGGCCGCCGCGCTGGCCGACCTGCCGGTGGCCGAGACCGAGGACCTCCTGGAAGAGCTCGTCGACGTGCACCTGGTGCAGCAGCCCACCCCCGGCCGCTACCAGTTCCACGACCTGCTCCGGCACTACGCCCGCCGCGCCGCCCAGGAGGAGGAGTCCGAGACGGCCAGGGCGGCCGCGCTGGAACGGATGTACGAGCACTACGTGCGCACCAGCGGCGCGGCCGCGATCATGTTGGACCCCAACCTGGTCTGGCTGCCCAGCGCGCCCCAGCCGCACCCGTGGCTGCGCACCCCGGAGCAGGCGCTGAACTGGCAGGACGCCGAGTACCCCAACCTGGCCGCGGCCATCACCCAGGCCCAGGAGGAGGGCAGGCACCAGGTCGGCTGGCAGCTGCCGCACACCCTGGAGACCTACTTCGACACCAGGGGCCGGGCGCCGCTGCGCGCCCTGCACGGCGCGGTGGAGGCCAGCCGCGAGCTCGGCGACCGGCACGCCCAGGCGTGCAGCAGGCTCGGCCTGGCCTCCGCCTGCGCCCGCCTGGGCCGCTACCGGGAAGCCGTGGACAACCTCAAACAAGCCCTGGAGTTGTTCCGGGCGGCGGGTTTCCGCCGCGGCGAGGCCACCGCGCTGCGCCGCTTCGGCGGCATCTACGAGCCCACCGGCCGCTACCCCGAGGCGGTCGCCAGCCTCACCCAGGCCCTGGACATCTACCGCGAGATCGGCGACCTGATCGGCCAGGGCGAGGCGGAGAACGACCTGGCCAACGTCTTCCTGCACACCAGCCGCTACGCCGACGCCCAGCGGCGGCTGGAGTCCGCGCTGCGCCTGTACCGGCGCGGCGGGTTCCGCGCCGGCGAGGGCATCTCGCTGATCAACCTGGGCTACCTCTACCTGCGCACCAGCCGCTACCCCGAGGCCATCGAGCACTTCCGCTCCGCGCTGGAGGTCAACCGCGCCACCGGGTCCCGGCTGGGCATCGGCGGCGCGCTGAACAACCTCGGCCACACCTACCTGCGGGTCGGCCGCTACGCCGAAGCCCTCGACCACCTGCGCGGCGCGCTGGCCGTGCACCGGGAAAGCGGCTACCGGCGGCACCAGGCCAACGCGCTGAGCAACCTCGGCCAGGCCCTGCTGCGGGTGGGCAGGCCCGGCGAGGCCACCGAGCTGCTGGAGCAGGCGCTGAGCGTGTACCGGGAGATCGGCTGCCCGTCCGGGGAGGGCGCCGCGCTGGGCTACCTCGGCGAAGTGCTGATGTGGAAGGGACAACTGCCCGAGGCCGCGCAGAACCTGTTGCAGGGCTTGGAGTTGCAGCGGGAGACCGGGAACCTGTTCAGCGAGTGCATGACGCTCAACCACCTCGGCGACCTGCACCGGCTGCTGGAGGACGCGCCCAACGCGCGGATCTGGTTCGAGCAGGCCCTGCACCGCAGCGACCTCGCGCACAACCGGCACGAGCAGGCGAACGCCCACCACGGGCTCGGCGCGGTGCACGAGGAGCCGGACACCGCGGCCGAGCACCGGCGGCGGGCCGAGCAGACCTACCGCGAGCTGGGCCTGCCCGAGCCCGAGCTCATGACCGCCAGCCGTCGAGGGCGAACTGGAGCTGCCTGA
- a CDS encoding MaoC family dehydratase, whose translation MRIFSSAAELRASVGQRLGESAWHTVSQRRITEFAEVTEDRQWIHLHAERAKEGMFGGTIAHGFLTVSLIPAQLRETMHVDGVDLVINKGMDRLRFHQPVPVGARVRAVFELLTATERALGFTDLQLGVTGEVEGKAEAAYTARMRMLLHAPELATTA comes from the coding sequence ATGCGGATCTTCAGCAGTGCCGCCGAGCTGCGCGCCTCGGTCGGCCAGCGGCTGGGCGAGAGCGCCTGGCACACCGTGAGCCAGCGCCGGATCACCGAGTTCGCCGAGGTCACCGAGGACCGGCAGTGGATCCACCTGCACGCCGAACGCGCCAAGGAAGGCATGTTCGGCGGGACCATCGCGCACGGCTTCCTCACCGTCTCGCTGATACCGGCGCAGCTGCGCGAGACCATGCACGTGGACGGGGTCGACCTGGTGATCAACAAGGGCATGGACCGGCTGCGCTTCCACCAGCCGGTGCCGGTCGGCGCCCGGGTGCGCGCGGTGTTCGAGCTGCTCACCGCCACCGAGCGGGCCCTCGGCTTCACCGACCTCCAGCTGGGCGTCACCGGCGAGGTCGAGGGCAAGGCCGAGGCCGCCTACACCGCCCGGATGCGGATGCTGCTGCACGCCCCCGAACTGGCCACCACGGCCTGA
- the fabI gene encoding enoyl-ACP reductase FabI has translation MTEPKLLSGKKILITGVLTESSIAYGVARMAQEHGAEIVLTGFGRGLRITEAIAETLPQPCDVLELDVTQPEHLDAVSDALYARWGLLDGVLHSVAFAPPSALGGGFLTAEWAEVATALHISTYSFAAFGRVFGPLLAKSAHGSLVGLDFDASLAWPGYDWMGVAKAGLESCCRYLAQALGPQGTRVNLVACGPLRTLAARGIGGFDQLDRLWADRAPLGWDQTDTEPVARVVCALLSEWLPSVTGEILHVDGGAHAVGAGQERG, from the coding sequence GTGACTGAGCCGAAGCTGTTGTCCGGCAAGAAGATCCTCATCACCGGCGTGCTCACCGAGAGCTCCATCGCCTACGGGGTGGCCCGGATGGCCCAGGAACACGGCGCGGAGATCGTGCTCACCGGCTTCGGCCGCGGCCTGCGCATCACCGAGGCGATCGCGGAAACCCTGCCCCAGCCCTGCGACGTGCTGGAGCTCGACGTCACCCAGCCCGAGCACCTGGACGCGGTCTCCGACGCGCTCTACGCCCGCTGGGGCCTGCTGGACGGGGTGCTGCACTCGGTGGCCTTCGCCCCGCCCAGCGCGCTCGGCGGCGGCTTCCTCACCGCGGAGTGGGCGGAGGTGGCCACCGCGCTGCACATCTCCACCTACTCCTTCGCCGCCTTCGGCCGGGTCTTCGGCCCGCTGCTGGCCAAGTCCGCGCACGGCTCCCTGGTCGGCCTGGACTTCGACGCCAGCCTGGCCTGGCCCGGCTACGACTGGATGGGCGTGGCCAAGGCGGGCCTGGAGAGCTGCTGCCGCTATCTCGCGCAAGCCTTGGGGCCACAGGGAACCAGGGTCAACCTGGTCGCCTGCGGTCCACTTCGGACACTCGCCGCGCGCGGCATCGGCGGGTTCGACCAGCTGGACCGGTTGTGGGCGGACCGGGCCCCGCTGGGCTGGGACCAGACCGACACCGAACCGGTGGCCAGGGTGGTGTGCGCGCTGCTGTCGGAGTGGCTGCCCTCGGTCACCGGGGAGATCCTGCACGTCGACGGCGGGGCGCACGCGGTCGGCGCCGGCCAGGAGAGGGGATAG
- a CDS encoding beta-ketoacyl-[acyl-carrier-protein] synthase family protein has translation MSGLAITGLGLVTAAGIGVEASWAGILRGESTASADPALSGMVTDFSCRVPGFDADAQLGRRTAWRQERCAHLARVAAREAVADSGLDPATWNGARVGVVVGNSLGGTMTFEQQYEILRAEGESQVTPLLIPMAGTGSPTAWLSLDLGARGPSLAPATACASGATALGVAWDWLRSGICDVVVTGGAESALSPLIMAGFGQLGALSTRSGDPATASRPFDADRDGFVAAEGAGILVLERIEDAKARGARVHARLAGYGGASDAYHITAPHPHGDGVERASRIALEAAGLHPCDIGHVNAHGTSTPMNDVIEGSLIKRLYPEGTPVTSVKGTIGHALGAAGGIEAVCTVLSVRDGIVPPTANLDRLDPRIDLDIVRKIPRQLDIRAAVSNSFGFGGANGVVVLTRD, from the coding sequence ATGAGCGGCCTCGCGATCACCGGACTCGGCCTGGTCACCGCCGCCGGGATCGGCGTCGAGGCGAGCTGGGCGGGCATCCTGCGCGGGGAGTCCACCGCCAGCGCCGACCCCGCGCTCTCCGGCATGGTCACCGACTTCAGCTGCCGGGTGCCCGGCTTCGACGCCGACGCCCAGCTCGGCCGCCGCACCGCCTGGCGGCAGGAACGCTGCGCGCACCTGGCCAGGGTCGCCGCCCGCGAGGCGGTCGCGGACAGCGGCCTGGACCCGGCCACCTGGAACGGCGCGCGGGTCGGCGTGGTGGTGGGCAACTCCCTCGGCGGCACCATGACCTTCGAGCAGCAGTACGAGATCCTGCGCGCCGAGGGCGAGTCCCAGGTGACCCCGCTGCTGATCCCGATGGCCGGCACCGGCTCGCCCACCGCCTGGCTCAGCCTGGATCTCGGCGCGCGTGGCCCCAGCCTGGCCCCGGCCACGGCCTGTGCCTCCGGGGCCACCGCGCTCGGCGTGGCCTGGGACTGGCTGCGCTCCGGGATCTGCGACGTGGTGGTCACCGGCGGGGCGGAGTCCGCGCTGTCCCCGCTGATCATGGCCGGGTTCGGGCAGCTCGGCGCGCTGTCCACCCGCAGCGGGGACCCGGCGACCGCGTCCCGGCCCTTCGACGCCGACCGGGACGGCTTCGTCGCCGCCGAGGGCGCCGGCATCCTTGTCCTGGAACGGATCGAGGACGCCAAGGCCCGCGGCGCGCGGGTGCACGCGCGGCTGGCCGGGTACGGCGGGGCCTCCGACGCCTACCACATCACCGCCCCGCACCCGCACGGCGACGGCGTGGAACGGGCCAGCCGGATCGCCCTCGAAGCCGCCGGGCTGCACCCCTGCGACATCGGGCACGTCAACGCGCACGGCACCTCCACCCCGATGAACGACGTGATCGAGGGCAGCCTGATCAAGCGGCTCTACCCCGAGGGCACCCCGGTCACCTCGGTCAAGGGCACCATCGGGCACGCCCTCGGCGCGGCGGGCGGGATCGAGGCGGTGTGCACGGTGTTGTCCGTGCGCGACGGCATCGTGCCGCCCACCGCCAACCTGGACCGCCTGGACCCGCGGATCGACCTGGACATCGTGCGCAAGATCCCGCGCCAGCTGGACATCAGGGCCGCGGTCAGCAACTCCTTCGGCTTCGGCGGGGCCAACGGCGTGGTGGTGCTGACCCGTGACTGA
- a CDS encoding acyl carrier protein, with protein sequence MSALLDQLTSLLTTRFGVPPEEVRPEATFAELDLDSLALVELGLVTEKEFGVRVKDNEVSTSDTLATIASLIESKREAA encoded by the coding sequence ATGAGCGCCCTGCTCGACCAGCTGACCTCGCTGCTGACCACCCGCTTCGGCGTGCCGCCCGAGGAGGTCCGGCCCGAGGCCACCTTCGCCGAGCTCGACCTGGACTCCCTCGCCCTGGTGGAGCTGGGCCTGGTGACCGAGAAGGAGTTCGGGGTCAGGGTCAAGGACAACGAAGTGTCCACTTCGGACACCCTGGCCACCATCGCCTCGCTGATCGAGTCCAAGCGCGAGGCCGCCTGA
- a CDS encoding SRPBCC family protein has translation MRRIHLLAEVPGASPAQAFTLLTDFTRFPAIAEEVRSVEVFPGEPRHSAWEVAFRRGRLRWREWEHLDPATTSVEFGQVDGDFEHFRGAWRITGAETGCTVDFQVDFDFGIDSLAEAMDPVAERLLRRVMGSVLSGLFGAATQLHDLPPIPVERTIP, from the coding sequence ATGAGGCGGATCCACCTGCTGGCCGAGGTGCCCGGTGCCAGTCCAGCGCAAGCCTTCACCCTGCTCACCGACTTCACCCGCTTCCCGGCCATCGCCGAGGAGGTGCGCTCCGTCGAGGTCTTCCCCGGCGAGCCACGGCATTCCGCCTGGGAGGTCGCCTTCCGCCGCGGCCGGTTGCGCTGGCGGGAGTGGGAGCACCTCGACCCGGCGACCACCAGCGTCGAGTTCGGCCAGGTCGACGGCGACTTCGAGCACTTCCGCGGCGCCTGGCGGATCACCGGGGCCGAGACCGGCTGCACGGTGGACTTCCAGGTGGACTTCGACTTCGGCATCGACAGCCTCGCCGAGGCCATGGACCCGGTGGCCGAACGGCTGCTCCGCCGGGTCATGGGCTCCGTCCTGAGTGGACTCTTCGGCGCGGCCACCCAACTGCACGACCTGCCCCCCATCCCTGTGGAAAGGACCATCCCATGA
- a CDS encoding aminotransferase class III-fold pyridoxal phosphate-dependent enzyme yields MTVDVTAAEAEFERTATAYRTHLSRGRAALGELFGRELEQSATGAWVRTNRGRALLNCGGYGVLLMGARHPRVVAAVRAQLHTLPVSTKLLLEPVAAKAAAALTAVAPSTMDKVHFACSGAEAVETAIKLARTHGRTHLISARDGYHGKTLGALSVTARSVFQEPFRPLLPGVCHVPYGDPDALRRELAAHEGRAALILEPVQGEAGVVLPPAGYLAEAQRLCREYGAFFILDEVQTGLGRLGHWWGADRERITPDVLVVGKALGGGVLPVSAVLATESAFRAFDRDPYLHTSTFSASPLAMAAVCGAIEAIQEGGLVEAAGRLGEHIRTKLSALCQDILGSRVREVRGAGLLIGIEFSKPGLAADLLAELMAAGVIANHSLNSAQVLRLTPPATLDEAELDFLVQAFATAARAVAG; encoded by the coding sequence ATGACCGTCGACGTCACCGCGGCCGAGGCGGAGTTCGAGCGCACCGCCACCGCCTACCGCACCCACCTCAGTCGCGGCCGGGCCGCACTCGGCGAGCTGTTCGGCCGCGAGCTGGAACAGTCCGCCACCGGGGCCTGGGTGCGCACCAACCGCGGCCGGGCGTTGCTCAACTGCGGCGGCTACGGCGTGCTGCTGATGGGCGCCCGCCACCCCAGGGTGGTCGCCGCGGTGCGCGCCCAGCTGCACACCCTGCCGGTGTCCACCAAGCTGCTGCTCGAACCCGTCGCGGCCAAGGCCGCCGCCGCGCTCACCGCGGTCGCTCCGTCCACAATGGACAAAGTGCACTTCGCCTGCTCCGGCGCCGAGGCGGTGGAGACCGCGATCAAGCTGGCCCGCACGCACGGCCGCACCCACCTGATCTCGGCCAGGGACGGCTACCACGGCAAGACCCTCGGCGCGCTCAGCGTCACCGCCCGCAGCGTGTTCCAGGAACCGTTCCGGCCGCTGCTGCCCGGCGTCTGCCACGTGCCCTACGGCGACCCGGACGCGCTGCGCCGGGAGCTGGCCGCGCACGAGGGCAGGGCCGCGCTGATCCTGGAACCCGTGCAGGGCGAGGCCGGCGTCGTCCTGCCACCGGCCGGCTACCTGGCCGAGGCGCAGCGGCTGTGCCGGGAGTACGGGGCCTTCTTCATCCTGGACGAGGTGCAGACCGGCCTGGGCCGCCTCGGCCACTGGTGGGGCGCGGACCGCGAGCGGATCACCCCGGACGTGCTGGTGGTGGGCAAGGCGCTCGGCGGCGGGGTGCTGCCGGTGTCCGCGGTGCTGGCCACCGAGTCCGCCTTCCGCGCCTTCGACCGCGACCCCTACCTGCACACCTCCACCTTCTCCGCCAGCCCGCTGGCCATGGCCGCGGTGTGCGGGGCGATCGAGGCGATCCAGGAAGGCGGCCTGGTCGAGGCCGCGGGCAGGCTCGGCGAGCACATCCGGACCAAGCTTTCCGCGCTGTGCCAGGACATCCTCGGCTCCCGGGTGCGCGAGGTGCGCGGCGCCGGACTGCTCATCGGCATCGAGTTCAGCAAGCCCGGCCTGGCCGCGGACCTGCTGGCCGAGCTGATGGCCGCCGGGGTCATCGCCAACCACTCGCTCAACTCCGCCCAGGTGCTGCGGCTCACCCCGCCGGCCACCCTGGACGAGGCCGAGCTCGACTTCCTCGTCCAGGCCTTCGCCACCGCGGCCAGGGCGGTGGCCGGATGA